The following proteins come from a genomic window of Halomarina ordinaria:
- the cobD gene encoding threonine-phosphate decarboxylase CobD: MDPESVESVDRVPHGSDDSVALDLSANCNPVVPGGARSAYDRAFEASRTYPRDDYPDFRAAAADYVGCDPESVVPTPGGLAAIRLAMGVTVSPGDTVLVPSPSFGEYAREVRLQGGVPAFVAQTDALDADPAGHALAVLCTPNNPTGDLPSPERLDAFHERCRAAGTPLLVDEAFLDFVARDSLAGREGVVVARSLTKVFGLPGLRAGFAVATGHLAARLRTAVPAWALGTPAAAVGTHCLRDERFVHETRERVVAERAHLRDGLEARGFDVHPSDAPYLLCDVGADPAPLLAALRERGIALRDATTFRGLDTHVRVAVKTREATDRLLRTLDEVDGVLD, from the coding sequence ATGGACCCAGAGAGCGTCGAGAGCGTCGACCGGGTGCCCCACGGCAGCGACGACAGCGTCGCCCTCGACCTGAGCGCGAACTGCAACCCGGTCGTCCCCGGGGGTGCCCGGAGCGCGTACGACCGGGCGTTCGAGGCCTCGCGCACGTACCCCCGCGACGACTACCCCGACTTCCGGGCGGCCGCCGCCGACTACGTCGGCTGCGACCCCGAGAGCGTCGTCCCGACGCCGGGCGGCCTCGCCGCCATCCGCCTCGCGATGGGCGTCACCGTCTCGCCCGGCGACACCGTGCTCGTCCCGTCCCCCTCCTTCGGCGAGTACGCCCGCGAGGTGCGCCTGCAGGGTGGCGTCCCCGCGTTCGTCGCGCAGACCGACGCGCTCGACGCCGACCCCGCGGGCCACGCCCTCGCGGTGCTCTGCACGCCGAACAACCCCACCGGCGACCTCCCGTCACCGGAACGCCTCGACGCGTTCCACGAACGCTGTCGCGCGGCGGGGACGCCGCTACTCGTCGACGAGGCGTTCCTCGACTTCGTGGCGCGGGACTCGCTCGCCGGCCGCGAGGGGGTCGTCGTCGCCCGCTCGCTGACGAAGGTGTTCGGCCTCCCCGGCCTCCGGGCGGGGTTCGCCGTCGCCACCGGCCACCTCGCCGCCCGCCTGCGGACCGCCGTCCCCGCCTGGGCGCTCGGGACGCCCGCCGCCGCCGTCGGCACTCACTGCCTGCGCGACGAGCGCTTCGTCCACGAGACGCGCGAACGGGTCGTCGCTGAGCGTGCACACCTGCGCGACGGCCTCGAAGCGAGGGGGTTCGACGTCCACCCCTCCGACGCGCCCTACCTGCTCTGCGACGTGGGGGCCGACCCCGCGCCGCTCCTCGCCGCCCTCCGCGAGCGGGGTATCGCCCTCCGGGACGCGACCACGTTCCGGGGCCTCGACACGCACGTCCGGGTCGCGGTGAAGACGCGCGAGGCGACCGACCGTCTCCTCCGAACCCTCGACGAGGTCGATGGCGTACTCGACTGA
- a CDS encoding nicotinate-nucleotide--dimethylbenzimidazole phosphoribosyltransferase, with translation MRLVLVAGTTAVAAVEGISAAGAHPALMRHTPSADAEILVYGAPVAAPDGTTHPTPVSPEGCPTPAVMTRAAREVLGFDATVVDAGLAAPTGAPTVSLDAAPGRDVRDPEAVPDAHGIFERGRRLGRALPDDGPLLLGETIPGGTTTALGVLTALGHEVGVSSSLPENPLALKREVVAAGLDASDLEPGEAADDPLDAVRAVGDPVLAGVAGLAVGALDAGVEVVLAGGTQLVAAGAVVRGFSDAPLELATTSFVADSTPDLAAACSTLALDLTVTDPGFTDDHVATRHYRAGVGKEGVGMGGALALAAEHAALDDTRERIRLVYDRLLDGEGP, from the coding sequence ATGCGACTAGTCCTCGTCGCCGGGACGACCGCCGTCGCCGCCGTCGAGGGCATCAGCGCCGCCGGCGCCCACCCCGCGCTCATGCGTCACACGCCGAGCGCGGACGCGGAGATACTCGTCTACGGCGCGCCCGTGGCCGCGCCCGACGGGACGACCCACCCGACGCCGGTCAGCCCCGAGGGCTGTCCGACGCCGGCGGTGATGACCCGCGCCGCCCGCGAGGTGCTCGGCTTCGACGCGACCGTCGTCGACGCCGGCCTCGCCGCCCCGACCGGCGCGCCGACCGTCTCGCTCGACGCCGCACCCGGCCGCGACGTGCGCGACCCGGAGGCCGTCCCCGACGCGCACGGCATCTTCGAGCGCGGGCGCCGACTCGGCCGCGCGCTCCCCGACGACGGCCCGCTCCTCCTCGGCGAGACCATCCCCGGCGGGACGACCACCGCCCTCGGCGTCCTCACCGCCCTCGGCCACGAGGTGGGCGTCTCCTCCTCGCTCCCGGAGAACCCCCTCGCCCTGAAACGGGAGGTGGTCGCCGCCGGCCTCGACGCCTCCGACCTCGAACCGGGCGAGGCGGCCGACGACCCGCTCGACGCCGTCCGTGCCGTTGGCGACCCCGTCCTCGCGGGCGTGGCAGGCCTCGCCGTCGGCGCCCTCGACGCCGGCGTCGAGGTGGTGCTCGCCGGCGGCACCCAGCTGGTCGCGGCCGGCGCCGTCGTCCGCGGGTTCTCCGACGCCCCCCTCGAACTCGCCACCACCTCGTTCGTCGCCGACTCGACGCCCGACCTCGCGGCCGCCTGTTCCACCCTCGCCCTCGACCTGACCGTCACCGACCCCGGGTTCACCGACGACCACGTCGCCACGCGCCACTACCGCGCCGGCGTCGGGAAGGAGGGCGTCGGCATGGGGGGCGCGCTGGCGCTCGCGGCCGAGCACGCCGCCCTGGACGACACGCGCGAGCGCATTCGCCTCGTCTACGACCGACTGCTCGACGGCGAGGGGCCGTGA
- a CDS encoding NTP transferase domain-containing protein has translation MCGGRGTRLDRGEKPLVPVCGTPMVERVADACADSAGIETTYAAVSPHAPDTADHVRETLGLPAVETPGEGYVADLDRALADPRLSPPLLTVVADLPLLTGGVLDAVCTRADGGSLAVCVPVSLKRDLGVSVDTRFDHGGRALAPTGCNVVSDDADSIMTSHDHRLAVNVNRPDDLAVAEARCD, from the coding sequence ATGTGCGGGGGACGCGGCACCCGCCTCGACCGCGGGGAGAAGCCGCTCGTCCCGGTGTGCGGCACGCCGATGGTCGAGCGCGTCGCCGACGCCTGCGCGGACTCGGCGGGCATCGAGACGACCTACGCCGCCGTCTCGCCGCACGCGCCCGACACCGCCGACCACGTCCGCGAGACGCTCGGCCTCCCCGCAGTCGAGACCCCCGGGGAGGGCTACGTCGCCGACCTCGACCGCGCGCTCGCCGACCCTCGCCTCTCTCCCCCCCTGCTCACCGTCGTCGCGGACCTCCCGCTCCTCACCGGCGGGGTGCTGGACGCCGTCTGCACCCGCGCCGATGGCGGGTCGCTCGCGGTCTGCGTCCCCGTCTCGCTGAAGCGCGACCTCGGGGTGAGCGTCGACACGCGCTTCGACCACGGGGGGCGCGCGCTCGCGCCCACCGGCTGTAACGTCGTCAGTGACGACGCCGATTCCATCATGACTTCCCACGACCATCGACTCGCCGTCAACGTGAACCGACCGGACGACCTCGCCGTCGCGGAGGCGCGATGCGACTAG
- the cobS gene encoding adenosylcobinamide-GDP ribazoletransferase, with the protein MVLTALRGALGFLSRLPVGRDRRAWEAFRTTPVAFVLAAYPLGALVALPVALAAALPAPAPVVAFVLLVALVLVTGVNHADGVADLGDAASVHGSPADRRAVLKDTTVGVGAVLALALVVAGLALAGLALAGLPPLALFGLVVAGEVGAKLALACVACLGEAPHDGLGAAVTSRADASQLPGPTLAALPALALTGPSPAALGALAGGLAGGLAVLWWARRALGGVNGDVFGAANEVGRVCALHLGVVLWTLW; encoded by the coding sequence GTGGTCCTGACCGCCCTCCGGGGGGCGCTCGGCTTCCTCTCGCGGCTCCCCGTCGGCCGTGACCGGCGGGCGTGGGAGGCGTTTCGAACCACCCCCGTCGCCTTCGTCCTCGCGGCCTACCCGCTCGGCGCGCTGGTCGCGCTCCCCGTCGCGCTCGCGGCCGCCCTCCCCGCCCCGGCCCCGGTCGTCGCGTTCGTCCTCCTCGTCGCGCTCGTGCTGGTGACGGGCGTCAACCACGCCGACGGCGTGGCCGACCTGGGTGACGCCGCGAGCGTCCACGGCTCGCCGGCCGACCGCCGCGCCGTCCTCAAGGACACGACGGTCGGCGTCGGCGCCGTCCTCGCCCTCGCGCTCGTCGTCGCCGGCCTCGCGCTGGCCGGCCTCGCGCTGGCCGGCCTCCCTCCGCTCGCGCTGTTCGGCCTCGTCGTCGCGGGCGAGGTGGGCGCGAAGCTTGCACTGGCGTGCGTCGCCTGCCTCGGGGAGGCGCCCCACGACGGCCTCGGCGCCGCCGTCACGAGCAGGGCCGACGCCTCGCAACTCCCCGGCCCGACACTCGCGGCCCTCCCCGCGCTCGCGCTCACCGGCCCCTCGCCGGCCGCGCTCGGCGCGCTCGCAGGCGGCCTCGCGGGCGGTCTCGCGGTGCTCTGGTGGGCGCGGCGGGCGCTCGGCGGGGTCAACGGCGACGTCTTCGGCGCGGCGAACGAGGTAGGACGCGTCTGCGCCCTGCACCTGGGGGTGGTGCTGTGGACGCTCTGGTGA
- the cbiB gene encoding adenosylcobinamide-phosphate synthase CbiB → MSLAGAGAVALAAVLDAVAAEPPARVHPVAWFGRLVAPLDREWTRPRLVGGLVALCLPALAGGVVGGLVALAASRSPALAALLAGLVLFSTTSRRMLTDLARSVVDASSADLPRARRDLRGLAGRDAGALSPGEVRSAAVESAAENLADGLVAPLLGFVAGTLLGGLPLGAGLAAWVKGVNTLDSMLGYRSKPVGTASARLDDAVMWLPARASAALLALAAGAPRALAAARPWLAGVPSPNSGWPMGTLAAATGARLEKPGVYTLNPDAPLPSLPVAERGVCVVDRAAWLAVALAALALALPALPEVGGWS, encoded by the coding sequence ATGTCGCTCGCCGGCGCGGGGGCCGTCGCGCTGGCCGCCGTCCTCGACGCCGTCGCGGCCGAACCGCCGGCGCGCGTCCACCCCGTCGCCTGGTTCGGCCGTCTCGTCGCCCCCCTCGACCGCGAGTGGACGCGCCCGCGACTCGTCGGTGGCCTCGTCGCGCTCTGTCTCCCCGCGCTCGCGGGGGGCGTCGTCGGTGGCCTCGTCGCGCTGGCCGCGTCGCGCTCGCCCGCGCTCGCGGCCCTCCTCGCCGGCCTCGTCCTCTTCTCGACGACCAGCCGCCGGATGCTGACGGACCTCGCCCGGTCGGTCGTGGACGCCTCGTCGGCCGACCTCCCCCGCGCCCGCCGCGACCTGCGCGGGCTGGCGGGCCGCGATGCGGGGGCCCTCTCCCCGGGCGAAGTTCGCAGCGCCGCCGTCGAGAGCGCCGCCGAGAACCTCGCGGACGGTCTCGTCGCCCCCCTGCTCGGGTTCGTCGCCGGGACGCTGCTCGGCGGCCTCCCCCTCGGCGCCGGCCTCGCCGCCTGGGTGAAGGGCGTCAACACGCTCGATTCGATGCTCGGCTACCGCTCGAAACCGGTCGGGACCGCGAGCGCGCGCCTCGACGACGCCGTCATGTGGCTCCCCGCGCGGGCGAGCGCGGCCCTGCTCGCGCTCGCCGCCGGCGCGCCCCGCGCGCTCGCCGCCGCCCGGCCGTGGCTCGCGGGCGTCCCCTCCCCCAACTCCGGGTGGCCGATGGGGACGCTCGCGGCGGCGACGGGTGCGCGCCTCGAGAAGCCCGGCGTCTACACGCTCAACCCCGACGCCCCCCTCCCCTCGCTCCCCGTCGCCGAGCGAGGGGTGTGCGTCGTGGACCGGGCGGCGTGGCTCGCCGTCGCGCTCGCGGCGCTCGCACTCGCGCTCCCCGCGCTCCCGGAGGTGGGCGGGTGGTCCTGA
- a CDS encoding HAD family hydrolase, whose product MAHTFDLFGTLVRAATPDDPARAVAKELAARDVAVPDDWARAYGEVHIDAPEGAEVPLPAHVAAALRDRGVDVPANAARRAVVAAFDPDVETVEGARAAVAAAAERGPVAVCSNCSVPELAARTLIRADLERDAFDAVVTSVACGWRKPDTRLFEATARTLGVAPDSLTHVGDDPRTDGGVEAVGGRFVDVADVPLATFPDWLEGR is encoded by the coding sequence GTGGCGCACACGTTCGACCTCTTCGGAACGCTCGTCCGGGCGGCGACGCCGGACGACCCCGCCCGCGCCGTCGCCAAGGAGCTAGCGGCCCGCGACGTGGCCGTGCCCGACGACTGGGCGCGCGCCTACGGCGAGGTCCACATCGACGCCCCCGAGGGTGCGGAGGTGCCCCTGCCGGCGCACGTCGCGGCCGCCCTGCGGGACCGCGGCGTCGACGTGCCCGCCAACGCGGCCCGCCGCGCCGTCGTCGCCGCCTTCGACCCCGACGTGGAGACGGTCGAGGGCGCGCGCGCGGCCGTCGCGGCCGCCGCCGAGCGCGGGCCGGTCGCGGTCTGCTCGAACTGTAGCGTCCCCGAACTGGCCGCCCGGACGCTCATCCGGGCCGACCTGGAGCGCGACGCGTTCGACGCCGTCGTCACGAGCGTCGCCTGCGGGTGGCGCAAGCCCGACACCCGGCTGTTCGAGGCGACGGCCCGGACGCTCGGCGTCGCCCCCGACTCGCTGACGCACGTCGGGGACGACCCGCGGACCGACGGCGGCGTCGAGGCCGTCGGCGGGCGCTTCGTCGACGTGGCGGACGTCCCCCTCGCGACCTTCCCCGACTGGCTGGAGGGCCGGTAG
- a CDS encoding DUF7553 family protein, whose translation MVRDELQAASDELDAAAESTEGETSERLAGQSEALAKLATAERGPDQGRLDRHMNILRELSEEAGDASEHVDRALEHVTEYREGVGGI comes from the coding sequence ATGGTCAGAGACGAACTCCAGGCGGCCAGCGACGAACTGGACGCGGCGGCCGAATCGACCGAGGGCGAGACGAGCGAGCGACTCGCCGGGCAGTCGGAGGCGCTCGCCAAACTCGCCACCGCAGAGCGCGGCCCCGACCAGGGGCGACTGGACCGCCACATGAACATCCTCCGGGAACTCTCGGAGGAGGCGGGCGACGCGAGCGAGCACGTCGACCGGGCACTCGAACACGTCACGGAGTATCGCGAGGGCGTCGGCGGTATCTGA
- a CDS encoding type IV pilin N-terminal domain-containing protein → MIRKLKQLFTTDDRAVSPVIGVILMVAITVILAAVIGTFVLGLGDSMGNNAPSASFSFDQDGDVATSGATLDIEHNGGQTLDSENVEVRYKGEEITDDMDTSFTSDISSGAIATVDISDTATNSYSEGDEITVVWVSDGETSELGSHELS, encoded by the coding sequence ATGATACGCAAACTCAAGCAGCTGTTTACGACGGACGACCGCGCCGTCTCGCCGGTCATCGGCGTCATCCTGATGGTCGCCATCACGGTCATCCTCGCGGCCGTCATCGGGACGTTCGTACTGGGACTGGGCGACAGTATGGGTAACAACGCGCCGAGCGCCAGTTTCAGCTTCGACCAAGATGGTGACGTTGCTACGTCCGGAGCGACACTAGATATCGAACATAACGGCGGTCAGACGCTCGACAGCGAGAATGTTGAAGTTCGATACAAAGGCGAAGAAATCACTGACGATATGGATACGTCGTTCACTTCGGATATTTCGTCCGGAGCGATAGCGACTGTCGATATCTCCGACACGGCAACTAACAGTTACAGTGAAGGTGACGAGATAACCGTCGTGTGGGTCTCTGACGGCGAGACGTCGGAACTCGGTAGCCACGAACTGAGCTAA
- a CDS encoding SDR family NAD(P)-dependent oxidoreductase: MQSSERGRVVVVTGANEGIGYHLLASLVDDGYRGAGLDVHGEHVEALEEAHPERVRFVECDVTSDDEVAAAVGAVLDEWEQIDVLVNNAAVFTFAPFAETTLADTRREFEVNYFGYVRTIRAVLPHMRARNEGIVHNVSSGAGLVGHPGLSGYASTKGAIEALVRSLRLELRHENVACTLMHPPLSNTRSAARLGYPASLLSDPADVGRKLADRIASTDRVVTADRKTRLGLSLSRHVPYVVAKGTERFVPPVE, encoded by the coding sequence ATGCAGTCATCCGAGCGGGGGCGGGTCGTGGTCGTCACCGGCGCGAACGAGGGTATCGGCTACCACCTGCTCGCCTCGCTGGTCGACGACGGCTACCGGGGCGCGGGCCTCGACGTCCACGGGGAGCACGTCGAGGCGCTGGAGGAGGCCCACCCCGAGCGAGTCCGGTTCGTCGAGTGCGACGTGACGAGCGACGACGAGGTGGCGGCGGCCGTCGGCGCCGTGCTGGACGAGTGGGAGCAAATCGACGTCCTCGTCAACAACGCCGCGGTGTTCACCTTCGCCCCCTTCGCGGAGACGACGCTCGCCGACACGCGACGCGAGTTCGAGGTGAACTACTTCGGGTACGTCCGAACGATTCGGGCCGTCTTACCGCACATGCGGGCGCGAAACGAGGGCATCGTCCACAACGTGAGTTCCGGGGCGGGCCTCGTCGGCCACCCCGGCCTCTCCGGCTACGCCTCGACGAAGGGGGCGATAGAGGCGCTCGTCCGGTCCCTGCGGCTGGAACTGCGCCACGAGAACGTCGCGTGTACGCTGATGCACCCCCCGCTGTCGAACACCCGGTCGGCGGCCCGACTCGGCTACCCGGCGTCCCTGCTGAGCGACCCAGCGGACGTCGGACGGAAACTGGCCGACAGGATAGCGTCGACGGACAGGGTCGTCACCGCCGACCGGAAGACCAGGCTGGGACTGTCCCTCTCCCGCCACGTCCCCTACGTGGTGGCGAAGGGCACCGAGCGATTCGTCCCGCCGGTCGAGTGA
- a CDS encoding double zinc ribbon domain-containing protein, which yields MSKITFRADDDLVARLEGRDASKSEVMREALRAYLDEGSDAPAPSASAEPTASDAGLDRAALDALVRERVDAILAERSDDLVAEIADAVLAEVRAGGGYDGRPADTRDVTLTINVDGATAVDDRKTRDAGRTTERETEAERPARGRERDAHDTKAEPTRASEGRSDPTCGQCGEGLSSSHVFCPNCGEKANHRVFCDCGDEVRSDWSFCPGCGRRTPAADVLDRQ from the coding sequence ATGAGCAAGATAACGTTCCGCGCGGACGACGACCTCGTGGCGCGCCTGGAGGGGAGAGACGCCTCCAAGAGCGAGGTCATGCGCGAGGCGCTCCGGGCGTACCTCGACGAGGGGAGCGACGCGCCCGCGCCGTCGGCGTCCGCCGAGCCCACCGCGTCCGACGCGGGACTCGACCGCGCGGCGCTGGACGCGCTGGTCCGCGAGCGCGTCGACGCGATACTCGCCGAGCGAAGCGACGACCTCGTCGCGGAGATCGCCGACGCAGTGCTGGCGGAGGTGCGCGCCGGGGGCGGCTACGACGGCCGCCCGGCCGACACGCGGGACGTCACGCTCACAATCAACGTCGACGGGGCGACGGCCGTCGACGACCGTAAGACACGCGACGCGGGACGAACGACTGAGCGAGAGACCGAGGCGGAGCGACCCGCACGCGGGCGGGAGCGCGACGCACACGACACGAAAGCGGAGCCGACCCGGGCGTCGGAGGGCCGGTCCGACCCGACCTGCGGCCAGTGCGGCGAGGGGCTGTCCTCGTCGCACGTCTTCTGTCCGAACTGCGGGGAGAAGGCGAACCACCGCGTCTTCTGTGACTGCGGTGACGAGGTCCGCTCGGACTGGAGCTTCTGCCCGGGATGCGGCCGGAGGACGCCCGCAGCGGACGTCCTCGACCGCCAGTAA
- a CDS encoding ribbon-helix-helix domain-containing protein yields MERVTLRIPKQQIEEVERMVETGEYPNRSEAIRAAVRDMINEENADRGRQNKRPWARA; encoded by the coding sequence ATGGAGCGTGTGACACTACGGATTCCGAAGCAGCAGATAGAAGAGGTCGAACGCATGGTCGAGACGGGTGAGTACCCGAATCGAAGCGAGGCCATCCGGGCCGCCGTGCGTGACATGATCAACGAGGAGAACGCCGACCGCGGGCGTCAGAACAAACGGCCGTGGGCGAGGGCGTAG
- the ftsZ gene encoding cell division protein FtsZ, which translates to MQDIVNSALENAEKEQRKMSDSDDDEFGEPRIVIVGCGGAGNNTVNRLYNIGVDGADTVAINTDKQHLKMIEADTKILVGKSLTAGLGAGGDPEMGERATEMAQGTIKEVLGEADLVFVTAGMGGGTGTGAAPIVAKIAKEQGAIVVGMVSTPFNVERARTVKAEEGLEKLRNEADSIIVLDNNRLLDYVPNLPIGKAFSVMDQIIAETVKGISETITQPSLINLDYADMSTIMNQGGVAVMLVGETQDKNKTEEVVKDAMNHPLLDVDYRGASGGLVHITGGPDLTLKEAEGIAQNITDRLEASANVIWGARIQEEYKGKVRVMAIMTGVQSAQILGPTTQKQANASRQAIEDDGHENVSYGETDGGTSQLEQNNGLDVIR; encoded by the coding sequence ATGCAGGACATCGTCAACTCCGCGCTCGAGAACGCAGAGAAGGAGCAGCGCAAGATGTCCGACTCGGACGACGACGAGTTCGGCGAACCCCGAATCGTCATCGTCGGCTGCGGTGGCGCGGGTAACAACACCGTCAACCGCCTCTACAACATCGGCGTCGACGGCGCGGACACCGTCGCCATCAACACCGACAAACAGCACCTCAAGATGATAGAGGCCGACACGAAGATACTCGTCGGCAAGTCCCTGACGGCCGGTCTCGGCGCCGGCGGCGACCCCGAGATGGGCGAGCGCGCCACCGAGATGGCCCAGGGTACCATCAAGGAGGTGCTCGGCGAGGCGGACCTGGTGTTCGTCACCGCCGGCATGGGTGGCGGCACCGGTACCGGCGCCGCGCCCATCGTCGCGAAGATCGCCAAGGAGCAGGGCGCCATCGTCGTCGGCATGGTCTCGACGCCGTTCAACGTCGAACGCGCCCGCACGGTGAAGGCCGAAGAGGGCCTCGAGAAGCTCCGCAACGAGGCCGACTCCATCATCGTCCTCGACAACAACCGACTGCTCGACTACGTGCCGAACCTGCCCATCGGCAAGGCCTTCTCCGTGATGGACCAGATCATCGCGGAGACGGTGAAGGGCATCAGCGAGACCATCACCCAGCCCTCCCTCATCAACCTGGACTACGCGGACATGTCCACCATCATGAACCAGGGCGGCGTCGCGGTGATGCTCGTCGGCGAGACCCAGGACAAGAACAAGACCGAGGAAGTGGTCAAGGACGCGATGAACCACCCGCTGCTCGACGTGGACTACCGCGGCGCCTCGGGCGGCCTCGTCCACATCACCGGCGGCCCCGACCTCACCCTCAAAGAGGCCGAGGGTATCGCCCAGAACATCACCGACCGCCTGGAGGCCAGCGCCAACGTCATCTGGGGCGCGCGCATCCAGGAGGAGTACAAGGGCAAGGTCCGCGTCATGGCCATCATGACCGGCGTCCAGTCCGCACAGATCCTCGGCCCCACGACCCAGAAGCAGGCCAACGCCTCCCGACAGGCCATCGAGGACGACGGCCACGAGAACGTCAGTTACGGGGAGACCGACGGCGGCACCTCCCAGCTCGAACAGAACAACGGCCTCGACGTCATCCGGTAA
- a CDS encoding SRPBCC domain-containing protein, whose product MREITTRVDIDASPAAVWRVLTDFAAYPEWNPFMTVEGHPRKGERLTVHLSPPGGRSVTFRPVVRRADGDELRWEGRLFVPGLYDGTHRFALTEHPDGTTTLVHDETFGGVLVGPINRRFGPAVERGFEEMNAALKARVEAQSEAVA is encoded by the coding sequence ATGCGAGAGATAACGACCCGCGTCGACATCGACGCCTCGCCCGCGGCCGTCTGGCGGGTCCTCACGGACTTCGCGGCCTACCCCGAGTGGAACCCCTTCATGACGGTCGAGGGGCACCCGCGGAAGGGCGAGCGACTCACGGTCCACCTCTCGCCGCCCGGCGGCCGGTCGGTCACCTTCCGCCCGGTGGTCCGCCGGGCCGACGGCGACGAACTGCGCTGGGAGGGGCGCCTGTTCGTCCCCGGCCTCTACGACGGGACCCACCGCTTCGCGCTGACGGAGCACCCGGACGGGACGACGACGCTCGTTCACGACGAGACGTTCGGCGGCGTCCTCGTCGGTCCCATCAACCGGCGGTTCGGCCCCGCCGTCGAGCGGGGGTTCGAGGAGATGAATGCGGCGCTGAAGGCGCGCGTCGAGGCACAGAGCGAGGCGGTCGCGTAG
- the ncsA gene encoding tRNA 2-thiolation protein NcsA, with protein sequence MDCDKCGNPAVMHAAYSGLHLCEKHFCRSVEKRVRRRIREDALLSPDATPDDPETWVVGLSGGKDSVVLTHILHETFAKDPRVELLALTIHEGIEGYRDESVDACLDLVEALDLRHELVTYEEEFGLRMDDVAESDPLGMAPCAYCGVFRRDVLSRYATEFDADKLLTGHNLDDEAQTALMNVLEGDVAQVAKHFDASLGSFEERAEVEELVPRAKPLRDVPEKEVALYAHLKDLPAHITECPHASEAYRGEIQRLLLDLEENHPGTRHSIMAGYEELAGIAAERYRRGDGPEMRECERCGGATTRSLCRKCQLVEAVDAA encoded by the coding sequence ATGGACTGTGATAAGTGCGGCAATCCGGCGGTGATGCACGCCGCCTACTCTGGGCTGCACCTCTGCGAGAAACACTTCTGCCGGTCGGTCGAGAAGCGCGTCAGGCGCCGCATCCGCGAGGACGCGCTGCTCTCGCCGGACGCGACCCCGGACGACCCCGAGACGTGGGTCGTCGGCCTCTCCGGCGGGAAGGACAGCGTCGTCCTCACCCACATCCTCCACGAGACGTTCGCGAAGGACCCCCGCGTCGAACTCCTCGCGCTCACCATCCACGAGGGCATCGAGGGCTACCGCGACGAGTCCGTCGACGCCTGCCTCGACCTCGTCGAGGCGCTCGACCTGCGCCACGAACTCGTCACCTACGAGGAGGAGTTCGGCCTCCGGATGGACGACGTCGCCGAGTCCGACCCGCTCGGGATGGCTCCCTGCGCCTACTGCGGGGTGTTCCGCCGGGACGTCCTCTCGCGGTACGCGACGGAGTTCGACGCCGACAAACTCCTCACCGGCCACAACCTCGACGACGAGGCCCAGACCGCCCTGATGAACGTCCTCGAAGGTGACGTCGCGCAGGTCGCGAAGCACTTCGACGCCAGCCTCGGGAGCTTCGAGGAGCGCGCGGAGGTGGAGGAACTCGTCCCGCGCGCGAAACCCCTGCGCGACGTCCCCGAGAAGGAGGTCGCCCTCTACGCGCACCTGAAGGACCTCCCGGCACACATCACCGAGTGTCCCCACGCGAGCGAGGCCTACCGCGGCGAGATACAGCGCCTCCTGCTTGACCTGGAGGAGAACCACCCCGGCACCCGTCACTCCATCATGGCGGGCTACGAGGAACTGGCGGGCATCGCCGCCGAACGCTATCGCCGAGGCGACGGCCCGGAGATGCGCGAGTGCGAGCGCTGTGGCGGCGCGACGACCCGGTCGCTCTGCCGGAAGTGCCAGCTCGTCGAGGCCGTCGACGCCGCGTAG